ACCAGTCCAAGAGCGTCTTCGACCTGTACGGCGAAAAGACGGCAGGGACAGCGGGCGGCGAAATTATGCAGCTTTGGAGAAAGCACGGCAGGGTCATTGCTTGCTTCACCCAGCAGCCGCTGCAGCGCCTGCCGTTCCGCCACGCGCCCTGTCCGGGTGTCTCGCAACGACTTGTCCGTGAGCAATCCCAACGATTCGCGCATATCCAGGTCGCGCATCGACCACCAGCCCGCAAAGGTCGGCATATCGTGCGTCGCAATACAGGCTAGCGCGTCTGTCGACCAGTTTCCGGAATTGAATGCGCGGTTCGCATCGAACTCGAAATAGAAAACACGATAGCCGTGGAAATGACGTCGGGCCATCAGCGTTCGGAAGCCTCTGGGGACGACGCCGAGATCCTCGCCAATGACAATGCAATCATTTTGACAGGACGCTGCCGCCAGTTTCGCCAACAGTCGCATTAACGGGTACCGTACATAGGCGCCGGCGCGCGCCGGCATGCCGTTCGGGATCAGCCAGAGCCGCGCCATGCTCATGGCGTGATCGATCCGCAGGGCCCCTGCATGCCGCATTACCGCAGCCAGGGTATCCGCAAACGGCTCTCCGTCGTATTCCGCCAGCAGGGTCGGCGACATCGGCGCCAGTCCCCAGTCCTGTCCTCCTGTGCTGAAGCTGTCGGGCGGTGCGCCGACGGACAGGTTCGGGATCACCAGGTCCGGGTCCGTCCAGGTTGCCGAGCCGTCGGCCGACACGCCTACCGCAAGGTCGAGATAAAGTCCGATGCGCATACCGGCTTTGCGAGCCGACTTGCAGACGCGGGCAAGCTGCCGGTCCGCCTGCCATTGTAGCCAAAGGTGATAGCCGACTTCACCGGCGTCGTCGGCGATAATCTGGCGGACCGTCTCGCCATGTCGGTTCCGCAGAGCCTCGGGCCAGTCCAGCCAGCCGGCGCCGCATCCTTTCTCCACCATCGACCAGGACACTGTTTCAAACCAGGCATGGGTCAGTAATTGTTCTCCGCCCCGGTTGCAGAAGGCATCGTATTCCGAACGCGAAACCCCGGTCGCCTGAAATCGGGCGAACAACCGCCGCAGGATACCATCCTTCAGTTTCGACACGGCCGGATGATCGACCAACGCGGTCTCCCGCAGCCGCGCCGCCTCATAGGCTTCTTCGTCGCGCAACCCGCAGAAGCCGTCGATCCAGTCGGCCGCGAGGTATAGCGGATTGAGCATATTCCGGTTCGATGGCGAGAAAGGGCTGTAACGGCTCGGATCGCTCCAGAACATTGCATGCAGCGGATTCAGGCCGATGAAATCCGCTCCTGCCGCGCCGGCAATCCGGCACAAATCTTCGAGATCAGCGAAGTCTCCGATTCCCAGGTTGCGCGCTGAAGCCAGGCCTTGAAGCTGGCAGGTCAACCCCCAGGCCCGTGACAGTGTCAGGGTGTCCGGAACGTAACACTGCGGTGGCGTGGCCTCCAGCAATGCCTCGTCGATGCCGGCAGGCGGTTTCGCGGCGGGCGCCTTTATGCCGAACGCGTCGACCAGCGCCCGCAGGGTTTCGTCCGATACGGTGCGCTCAATCCCGTCGACGTCCACATAGGTGGTCTCGATGCCGTACGACGTGCAAAGCCGGACGATAGAATCGGTCATGGAGCAGATCTCGCGATTGCAGCCCGGAGGGCCCATGGGTCTGAAGCCGGGTCGCGCAGATCGAAGATCGCGCGGCCGTCAGGCACGCACTCGAATGTTGCGCCGCCAAGGTTTACGACAAGGTTCAGGCGGGTGCCGTCATCAAGCAGCCAGCTTACGGTAATTCCTCTTTCGCCTACGGAAGCGATACTCGTGTCCATTCTTTTTATTCCCGGAAGCCGCGGCGCGACCTCCGCCGCGCGGACCCGAAGCAACTCCCGGAGCAATGTCCGGCGAGCGCGCCCCTGGGGGCTTTCGGCATACGCCCAGTCCAGTCGTGACCGGTCAAACGTGGCCGGATCATTGGGATCCGGGATCGTCTCGCGCGTCGTCTTATCGGCAAACTGCGCCCAGCGCGAAAACTCCCGCCGCCGTCCCTCCCGCACCGCATCCCCCAGCGCGCCTTCGAAGTCGCAAAAGAACTGGAATGGCTTTTTCTCGCCCCATTCCTCGCCCATGAACAGCAGCGGTACGGTCGGTGCCAATAGCAGCAGCGCGGTCAATACCTCGACAGCCTCCGGTTCAGCCAGCATCGTCAGCCGTTCGCCGAAGGCCCGGTTCCCTGTCTGGTCGTGATTTTGCAGGAAATTGACGAAGGCAACCGGCGGCATATGGGCTGAAGGTTCGCCGCGCGGCGAACCGTTGCGGTAGGGCGATTTCCGACCTTGGTGCACGTAGCCTTCGCCGAGCGCCGTCATCAGGTCGGCACGCGGGTCGTCCGCATAATCGCCGTAGTAACCGTCCGTTTCGCCAGTCGCCAGCACGTGGGTCACATGATGGAAGTCGTCGTTCCATTCCCCATCATAGAGAAGTGGCCTGTTGTGATTGTCCCGCGCATGCAGGAAGCAGACATTGCGGTCGTCTTCGGTGGTGAGGTGGACGGTCCGACCGAAGTCGGTCCGCCGCACCGTTCTCGCCAGTTCCTCGAGAACGGATACGGCGGACGGATCGGTAATCTGATCGATCGCATCGAGCCGCAGGCCGTCGATTCGGTATTCCTGTAGCCAGTACAACGCGTTCTCGATGAAGAAGTTGCGGACCGCCGGCTCTTCGAAGGCGATAGCCGCCCCCCAGGGCGTCTGTCGCCCGGGATCGAAGAATTCCGGCGCATAGAGATGCAGGTAGTTTCCGTCCGGCCCGAAGTGGTTGTAGACGACATCGAGGAAAATCATCAGGCCGCGTTCGTGTGCTGCGTCCACCAGCCGCTTTAGCCCCTGCAGTCCGCCATATTCCGGGTGCGGCGCATAAAGAAGCACGCCATCATATCCCCATCCTCGCTCGCCTGAAAACTGCGCGACGGGGCAGAGCTCGATGGCGGTGATGCCGGTTTCGGCGAGGTAATCAAGACGCTCACGCGCGCCGTCGAAGTTGCCGCCTGGCGAGAACGCCCCGACATGAAGCTCGTAAATCACCGATTCATGCCATGGCCGGCCTTTCCAGTCGCAGCGCCACTCGAAGTCCCTCGGATCGACCAGTTTCGATGGACCATGAACATCACCGGCCTGCGCGCGGGCCGCGGGATCGGCCACAGCATGGCCATCGGGTAATATGAATGCGTAAGTATCGTCCGGGTCGGCGGGGAATTCGCCCTCAAACCATCCGTCCCGGGTCCGGTCCATCGGGTGATCGACGTTCGCTAGCCGGACCCGCAACTCAGACAGTCCAGGCGCCCAGAGCCGAAAGCGCCAGCGGTTGTCCCCCACTGGTTCCGCACCCCAGTTCTTCGTAAAATGCGACACGCTCACGGCAGCGGCTCCAGTGTTTCGAGCAGTGTCAATGTCCGCGGGCCGACCTGGAATTCGACGCCCGAAGGGAGGACGTCCTGTATTTCAGGCGCCCCGTCCACACCGCTATCCAAAAGGACACGCCAATTTATATCCGTCTCGCGCGCGGGGAGCCGGAAACCCTCCGCTTCGGCGGTTGGATTGAAGATGAGCAACAATGATTGCTGGTGTGCGCCATTGAGCATCAGGGCAAGCTGGCATTCGTCCCCGTTTGTCCAATCATCGGTATTCATTGTCTCGCCGTCCGACCGAAGCCAGACCACGTCCGGGAACTCCGCCTCGCCGACCGGTTTGCCGTGCTGGAATTTTGCCGATCGAAGCAGTGGATGGGATCGGCGCAAGGCGCTCAGCCTGCCGACGAAATCGGCAAGGGCGGGATCTGCCGGCGCAGACCAATCGAGCCAGTTCGTCTCGTTGTCCTGGCAGTAGGCGTTGTTGTTTCCGTTCTGGCTGCGCCCCCATTCGTCGCCCATAAGCAACATCGGCGTTCCGTGGCTGAAGAACAGCGTCGCCAGACAGGCGCGGCGCAGGCTCTGCCGTATGCGCAGGACCTCAGGGTTATCGGTTGATCCCTCAACACCACAGTTCCAGCTGAAATTATGATCGTGACCGTCCAGATTGTTTTCCTGGTTTGCTTCGTTATGTTTCGCGTTGTAAGCCCAAAGGTCGGCCAGGGTAAAACCGTCATGGGCGGTAACCAAATTGACGCTGGCCCACGGCCGCCGCCCGCGATGATCGAACAGATCCGCCGAGCCGAGCAGGCCGGTTCCGAGTCGCCGGCGCGACCCCGGGTCGTCCTTCCAGTAGCTACGCAGATTATCGCGATAGCGGTCGTTCCATTCTGCCCAGCCAGGGGGAAAATTGCCAAGTTGATAGCCGTCCGGCCCGACGTCCCATGGTTCCGCGATGAGCTTCACCTGCTGCAGGACCGGGTCCTGGGACAGCGTATCGAAAAATGTTGCGTCCGGATCGAAACGGTCCCAATCACGCCCCAGCGCCGAAGCCAGGTCGAAGCGAAACCCGTCTACGTGGCACTCCTGCACCCAGTACCGTAGCGAGTCGGTTATCATCTGCAGCACCCGTGAGTGCCGCAGGTTCATGTTGTTTCCGCAGCCGGTCGTATCGAAATAGTAGCGCGGATCTTCCGCCAACGTGTAGTAGCTGGCGTTGTCAATGCCCCGGAAGGAAAGTGTCGGTCCCAGGTGGTTGCCCTCGATCGTATGGTTGTAGACGACGTCAAGGATCACTTCGATGTTCGCCTCGTGCAATCGCTTCACCATGAATTTGAACTCGCTGGTGCCGTGTCCGGGGGAGATGTAGCGATGCGCCAGGGCGTGAAAGCCGACAGTGTTATAGCCCCAGTAGTTCTTCAGGCCCTTCCGGATCAGAGAATGTTCGTCGAGGAAGGCCGTCACCGGCATCAGTTCCACCGCAGTGACGCCAAGCCGCACGAGATGGTCGATCACCCGTGGATCGGCAAGACCGGCGAATGTCCCCCGGACCTGCTCGGGCAGGTCGGGGTGCAGCGCTGTCATTCCCTTGACGTGGGCCTCGTAGATGATGGTCTCCGACCAGTCGCGCCGTGGCCGGATATCCTCGCCCCAGGTGAAGGCCGGGTCGATAACCACGCATTTCGGCATCACCATCGCACTGTTACGTCTGTCAATGGTCAGGTCTTTGCGAGGCGATGCGACACGATAACCGAAACACGATTCATGCCAGCGAATGTCGCCGTGAAGCGCCTTGGCGTAGGGGTCGATAAGAAGCTTGTTGGGATTAAAACGATGGCCGTTTTCGGGTTCGTAAGGACCGTGCACCCGGTAGCCGTAGAGTTGGCCGGGCCGGATGTCCGGGAAATAGCCGTGCCAGACTTCATGCGTTTGTTCGGGCAGGTCGATACGGTCGGTTTCGCGTCTGCCCTTGGGGTCAAAAAAGCAGAGTTCGACGCGCGTTGCGTTGGCGGAAAAGAGCGCGAAATTGACGCCTGATCCGTCCCATGTGGCTCCTAGCGGATTTGGTAGACCCGGGAAAACCTGCACGTCCATCGTATTGCTCCCATCATTCGGATATAGGTTCGAGAACGAGCGTTGCCAGCGGCGGCAGGGTAAGCCGACACGATGCCGGGCGTCCGTGTATCGACGTATCAATAGCCATGACTCGTCCCCCGTTTCCGATGTTGGAGCCACCGTAGATCGCTGAATCTGTATTCATCTTTTCCCGCCAGGCCCCCGCATGTGGAACACCGATTGTGTAATCGTGCCGGACGACGGGCGTCATGTTGCAGACGACGACCATGTTCTGGCCCGATTTGCCGCGCCGCTCGAAGGAATAGACGCTCTGCTCCGTATCGCCGCCTTCGATCCAGGCGAATCCCGCAGGATCGCAGTCAAGCGTGTGCAGTGCCGGGCATTCGCGGTACAGCGCGTTCAGGTCGCGCACCAGCCGCTGCAGGCCGGCATGGTCCGCTTCGCCCAGCAAGTGCCAGTCCAGCGACCGGTCGTGGTTCCATTCCCGGTCCTGGCCGAACTCCCCTCCCATGAAGAGCAGTTTCTTGCCCGGATGCGTCCACATGAAACCATAGTAGGCGCGCAAATTGGCAAATTTCTGCCACCGGTCGCCCGGCATTTTTGCCAGTAGTGCACCCTTGCCATGCACAACCTCGTCGTGGCTGAGCGGCAGGATGAAGTTTTCGGAGAAGGCGTAGTCGATCCCGAAAGTCATGAGGTGGTGATGGTGTTTCCGATGCACGGGATCCTGTTGCATGTATTCCAGCGTGTCATGCATCCAGCCCATGTTCCATTTGAAATCGAAGCCCAGCCCGCCTTCTGCCGTCGGCCGTGACACGCCCGGCCACGCGGTCGATTCCTCGGCAACCGTAATGCGGCCCTGGCAGCGCTCCGAGACCAGATTGTTGAACTCGCGCATCAGTTCGACGGCTTCCAGGTTCTCGCGTCCGCCGTAGCGGTTGGGGACCCATTCGCCGGGCTGACGCGAATAATCTAGATAGAGCATTGAGGCGACCGCATCGACGCGCAAGCCATCAACGCCGTAATGCTCCAGCCAGAACAGGGCGTTTGCCGTCAGGAAATTGGCGACTTCTCGTCTGCCGAAATTATAAATCAGCGTGCTCCAGTCCTTGTGAAAGCCGAGCCGCGGGTCCTCGTGCTCGTAAAGGTGCGTACCGTCGAACCGCACAAGTCCATGCGGGTCTGAAGGAAAATGCGCAGGCACCCAGTCGACGAGCACACCGAGGCCGGCGCGATGACAGGCGGCCAGCAGGCGCGCGAAGCCCTCGGGCGGACCGAACCGCGCAGTGGGCGCATACAGCCCGATGGGCTGGTATCCCCAGGAGCCGGAAAAGGGATGTTCGGATACAGGCAGGAATTCGAGATGCGTGAAGCCCATATCCACCGCATAGTCGACCAGGTTTTCGGCAAAAGTATCGTAGTCTAGCATGCCGCCATCCACGCCGCGGCGCCAGGATCCCAGGTGAACTTCATAGATCGAGATCGGACTGGACTGTGCGTTGCGCGCCGCCAGCGCCTCCGTCCAGTCGGCAACCTCCTCATGCGAACCGAGCCCATGGATGACCGAGGCGGTAGCCGGCGCCAATTCCTCCTGGAAGGCAAGCGGATCGGCCTTGAGAGGCAGTAATTCGCCCTGCGGACCGACTATCTCATACTTGTAGCGCGCGCCAACCGTTACGTTAGGTATAAAAATCTCCCAGACGCCGGCGCCGTGTCGTAACCGCATGGGATGACGCCGGCCGTCCCAGAAATTGAAGTCGCCGGTGATGCTGACCCTGCGGGCGTTTGGCGCCCATACGGCGAACGTCGTGCCGTCGACGCCCTCGTGGCCGCGCGGATGCGCGCCGAGACACCGATAAAGCTCCCGATGTTTGCCCTCGCCAATCAGGTGCAAGTCAAGGTCGCCCAGTATCGGGCCGAATGAATATGGATCGTGTCCGCCCCAGTTCTTGCCGTCACCATGAAAAGCGAAGCGATAATCGAAGCGCCGCTTGCGCCGCTTTAACAGGGCGGCGAACACGCCGGCTGGGTGCACGCGTTCCAGGTTCGCCACCGTCGTTCCATCGGCATCGGTAAGGCGCGCTTCGGCGGCACCGGGATCAAAGCAAACGGCGCGAAGCCCGGCGGGCGTCTCGTGCAGACCCAGCCAGGTGAACGGATCGTCGAGGCGGCCTTCGGCTATTGCCCGACAGATATCTTCTGACAGAACCGGCGGATCGGATATCGTCGGGGTTTTTCGCCGTGCCGCCATCAGTTCCCACTCTCGTCAAGCAGTGACAGGACGCCGCGCACGGGGACTGACAGCCAGGCCGGTCGGTTCGCCGCTTCGTATCCGATTTCGTAGAACGCTTTCTGAAACATGAAGAGGAGTAACAATTCATCGCTTTTCGGAACTGTTGCCAGACCGACCGTCGCGTTGGAATAACCCTCGCGGAAGCGGGCGATCGACCGGTCACGCCAGGCTTTTGCAATCGAATCCGCTACTTCCGACTGGCCGTGTCTTGATCGCGCGCGGTCGAGCGCGGCGAACGCCGCATAGTCGAAGCTGCGCAGCATGCCTGCGAGATCGCGCAACGGGGATGACTTGACCCGGCGTTCATCCAGCTTGCGCCGCGGTTCGCCCTCGAAATCGATGATGTAGATGTCAGCCTGGCTGATCAGGATCTGACCCAGATGATAGTCGCCATGAATTCGCGACTTGTCGCCGCCCGGAACGCGGTCGCTAAAACTGCGGATCAGCGCTTCGATTTCATGTCGCCGTGACAGGAGCTGCTCAATTTCCTTTGTCCTTTCCATGGTCACCAGCCGGCGGAACGCATCGTCAATCTGCGTCAGCGTATCGGCGACCCAGTCAACGACATCGCGCTCGCTGACCGGCTCGGTGCCGAATGCCGGGTTATCCGTGGGCGCCGCCAGTGCGCGATGCAGCTCGCCGGTGCGTCTGCCGATAATATCGGACAGGTCGAGCGGATAGGGAAACTCTTCTTCGACCGCCTCGTCCAGTGCGGCGCCGGGTTCGTCCAGCATCCTGTCTTCGATCTCGCGTTCCAGCGCATCGACCATGGCTTTCCAGCCGTCGCCCTGATTAGGCACGAAGGCGAAACAGGCAGCGACCGTATACGGCTCCATGTCGGCGCGTGTCAGCGTCATTTCACCCAGGAACTCTGGCGTGTTGGCGAATTCCTGGGATTCGTTCAGGAAGCGCGCAACTTCGATGTCAGGCTGCCGGCCAGCCTGAAGGCGGCGGTAGATTTTGAGGATGCCCTTGTCGGCAAAGACAATCGAGACATTGGATTGTTCGACGCCGAGCGCCCGGGTCTCGTCGACTTCCTCCAGATTCTCGAGGTTCGCCATACCCTCTGCCCGCAGTGTCATGCCGTCAGTTTCAAGCACTGTACGGTCGCGCATCGCACGGACTATCGCCTCGGCAAGGCGCGGACTGGTCGCGGCGTCCACTAACGCGCCAAGCCTGTTGGTGCGTCGCAATCGGGCCAGCGTCCCAGTGAGCGTAGGCGCATCGAATTGCAGATGTTCCTCACCCCACAGTGTGGCGAAGGGCATGAAATAGCTTTGTCGCCCGCTTTCAGTCGAAACCTCGACGATGGATAGCTGATATTCCGAGCTGATTTCCGGTCCGTTCAGCACTCGCGTCTGTCGAATGGTTTCACCCTTGGCGCCGAACCAGCGCTGCAGCGGCAGGAATTCCGGCAGCACTTCCTGCTCCAACCGCCGCAATGCGTCGCCAGAAAGGACTGCACCGATCTCGGCGCTGCGGCAGGTGAGGGTCGCCAGTTCCGGCAACAACTCCGGCAACGGTTGATGCCAATCCGGCAGCGCAGCCGTTTCGGCCAGTTGGAACCAGTAGAAACCATATGGCGGCAAGGTCAGAAGATAGGGCAGATCGCCTATCGGAGGAAACGAGACTCCGCCTTCGAGTTCGACCGGCACCCGGCCCCGAAATTCCGACAGGTTCAGTTCCACCGCCTGCGCACTGCGGCTGACATTGAATACGCAGAGCACGATCTCCTCGTCATGGCTACGGGTATAAACCAGAACTTTCCGGTTGCGCGGATACAGAAAATCTAGCCTGCCTCGTCCGAGAGCCTTCTGCCGTTTCCGGATCCGGATCATCCGTTTCATCCAGTTCAACAGCGATCCGGAACTCCAGCCTTGCGCTTCGACATTGACTGCCTCGTAACCGTAGACGGGGTCCTGGATGATCGGCAGATACAGTTCCTGAGGATTGGCGCGGGAGAATCCGCCATTGCGGTCGGCTGACCATTGCATCGGCGTACGCACACCGTC
This portion of the Alphaproteobacteria bacterium genome encodes:
- the malQ gene encoding 4-alpha-glucanotransferase; amino-acid sequence: MTDSIVRLCTSYGIETTYVDVDGIERTVSDETLRALVDAFGIKAPAAKPPAGIDEALLEATPPQCYVPDTLTLSRAWGLTCQLQGLASARNLGIGDFADLEDLCRIAGAAGADFIGLNPLHAMFWSDPSRYSPFSPSNRNMLNPLYLAADWIDGFCGLRDEEAYEAARLRETALVDHPAVSKLKDGILRRLFARFQATGVSRSEYDAFCNRGGEQLLTHAWFETVSWSMVEKGCGAGWLDWPEALRNRHGETVRQIIADDAGEVGYHLWLQWQADRQLARVCKSARKAGMRIGLYLDLAVGVSADGSATWTDPDLVIPNLSVGAPPDSFSTGGQDWGLAPMSPTLLAEYDGEPFADTLAAVMRHAGALRIDHAMSMARLWLIPNGMPARAGAYVRYPLMRLLAKLAAASCQNDCIVIGEDLGVVPRGFRTLMARRHFHGYRVFYFEFDANRAFNSGNWSTDALACIATHDMPTFAGWWSMRDLDMRESLGLLTDKSLRDTRTGRVAERQALQRLLGEASNDPAVLSPKLHNFAARCPCRLFAVQVEDALGLVEQVNIPTTIDEHPNWRRRLPVSIEHIASHPGFQAHTAAVSRARPR
- the treZ gene encoding malto-oligosyltrehalose trehalohydrolase — encoded protein: MSVSHFTKNWGAEPVGDNRWRFRLWAPGLSELRVRLANVDHPMDRTRDGWFEGEFPADPDDTYAFILPDGHAVADPAARAQAGDVHGPSKLVDPRDFEWRCDWKGRPWHESVIYELHVGAFSPGGNFDGARERLDYLAETGITAIELCPVAQFSGERGWGYDGVLLYAPHPEYGGLQGLKRLVDAAHERGLMIFLDVVYNHFGPDGNYLHLYAPEFFDPGRQTPWGAAIAFEEPAVRNFFIENALYWLQEYRIDGLRLDAIDQITDPSAVSVLEELARTVRRTDFGRTVHLTTEDDRNVCFLHARDNHNRPLLYDGEWNDDFHHVTHVLATGETDGYYGDYADDPRADLMTALGEGYVHQGRKSPYRNGSPRGEPSAHMPPVAFVNFLQNHDQTGNRAFGERLTMLAEPEAVEVLTALLLLAPTVPLLFMGEEWGEKKPFQFFCDFEGALGDAVREGRRREFSRWAQFADKTTRETIPDPNDPATFDRSRLDWAYAESPQGRARRTLLRELLRVRAAEVAPRLPGIKRMDTSIASVGERGITVSWLLDDGTRLNLVVNLGGATFECVPDGRAIFDLRDPASDPWALRAAIARSAP
- the glgX gene encoding glycogen debranching protein GlgX, which encodes MDVQVFPGLPNPLGATWDGSGVNFALFSANATRVELCFFDPKGRRETDRIDLPEQTHEVWHGYFPDIRPGQLYGYRVHGPYEPENGHRFNPNKLLIDPYAKALHGDIRWHESCFGYRVASPRKDLTIDRRNSAMVMPKCVVIDPAFTWGEDIRPRRDWSETIIYEAHVKGMTALHPDLPEQVRGTFAGLADPRVIDHLVRLGVTAVELMPVTAFLDEHSLIRKGLKNYWGYNTVGFHALAHRYISPGHGTSEFKFMVKRLHEANIEVILDVVYNHTIEGNHLGPTLSFRGIDNASYYTLAEDPRYYFDTTGCGNNMNLRHSRVLQMITDSLRYWVQECHVDGFRFDLASALGRDWDRFDPDATFFDTLSQDPVLQQVKLIAEPWDVGPDGYQLGNFPPGWAEWNDRYRDNLRSYWKDDPGSRRRLGTGLLGSADLFDHRGRRPWASVNLVTAHDGFTLADLWAYNAKHNEANQENNLDGHDHNFSWNCGVEGSTDNPEVLRIRQSLRRACLATLFFSHGTPMLLMGDEWGRSQNGNNNAYCQDNETNWLDWSAPADPALADFVGRLSALRRSHPLLRSAKFQHGKPVGEAEFPDVVWLRSDGETMNTDDWTNGDECQLALMLNGAHQQSLLLIFNPTAEAEGFRLPARETDINWRVLLDSGVDGAPEIQDVLPSGVEFQVGPRTLTLLETLEPLP
- the glgB gene encoding 1,4-alpha-glucan branching protein GlgB, whose product is MAARRKTPTISDPPVLSEDICRAIAEGRLDDPFTWLGLHETPAGLRAVCFDPGAAEARLTDADGTTVANLERVHPAGVFAALLKRRKRRFDYRFAFHGDGKNWGGHDPYSFGPILGDLDLHLIGEGKHRELYRCLGAHPRGHEGVDGTTFAVWAPNARRVSITGDFNFWDGRRHPMRLRHGAGVWEIFIPNVTVGARYKYEIVGPQGELLPLKADPLAFQEELAPATASVIHGLGSHEEVADWTEALAARNAQSSPISIYEVHLGSWRRGVDGGMLDYDTFAENLVDYAVDMGFTHLEFLPVSEHPFSGSWGYQPIGLYAPTARFGPPEGFARLLAACHRAGLGVLVDWVPAHFPSDPHGLVRFDGTHLYEHEDPRLGFHKDWSTLIYNFGRREVANFLTANALFWLEHYGVDGLRVDAVASMLYLDYSRQPGEWVPNRYGGRENLEAVELMREFNNLVSERCQGRITVAEESTAWPGVSRPTAEGGLGFDFKWNMGWMHDTLEYMQQDPVHRKHHHHLMTFGIDYAFSENFILPLSHDEVVHGKGALLAKMPGDRWQKFANLRAYYGFMWTHPGKKLLFMGGEFGQDREWNHDRSLDWHLLGEADHAGLQRLVRDLNALYRECPALHTLDCDPAGFAWIEGGDTEQSVYSFERRGKSGQNMVVVCNMTPVVRHDYTIGVPHAGAWREKMNTDSAIYGGSNIGNGGRVMAIDTSIHGRPASCRLTLPPLATLVLEPISE
- the treS gene encoding maltose alpha-D-glucosyltransferase encodes the protein MTSNVSLHAAVAVPTIDRSDSDWYKDAIIYQLHVKAFRDANNDGIGDFRGLMERLDYIQELGVDTIWLLPFYPSPLRDDGYDIADYESVNQSYGDIDDFQRFIAEAHSRGLRVITELVINHTSDLHPWFQRAREAPPGSPERDFYVWSDTDEKFADTRIIFLDTEKSNWTWDPEVGAFYWHRFYSHQPDLNFDNPAVLKEVLRVMHFWLDMGVDGMRLDAIPYLVEREGTNNENLPETHGVLKTIRAELDAHYPDRVLLAEANQWPEDTRTYFGDGDECHMGFHFPLMPRMYMALAQEDRHPVTDILRQTPHIPDSCQWAIFLRNHDELTLEMVTDKERDYMWSFYASDRRARINLGIRRRLAPLLGNDRRKIELMNGLLFSMPGTPVIYYGDELGMGDNYYLGDRDGVRTPMQWSADRNGGFSRANPQELYLPIIQDPVYGYEAVNVEAQGWSSGSLLNWMKRMIRIRKRQKALGRGRLDFLYPRNRKVLVYTRSHDEEIVLCVFNVSRSAQAVELNLSEFRGRVPVELEGGVSFPPIGDLPYLLTLPPYGFYWFQLAETAALPDWHQPLPELLPELATLTCRSAEIGAVLSGDALRRLEQEVLPEFLPLQRWFGAKGETIRQTRVLNGPEISSEYQLSIVEVSTESGRQSYFMPFATLWGEEHLQFDAPTLTGTLARLRRTNRLGALVDAATSPRLAEAIVRAMRDRTVLETDGMTLRAEGMANLENLEEVDETRALGVEQSNVSIVFADKGILKIYRRLQAGRQPDIEVARFLNESQEFANTPEFLGEMTLTRADMEPYTVAACFAFVPNQGDGWKAMVDALEREIEDRMLDEPGAALDEAVEEEFPYPLDLSDIIGRRTGELHRALAAPTDNPAFGTEPVSERDVVDWVADTLTQIDDAFRRLVTMERTKEIEQLLSRRHEIEALIRSFSDRVPGGDKSRIHGDYHLGQILISQADIYIIDFEGEPRRKLDERRVKSSPLRDLAGMLRSFDYAAFAALDRARSRHGQSEVADSIAKAWRDRSIARFREGYSNATVGLATVPKSDELLLLFMFQKAFYEIGYEAANRPAWLSVPVRGVLSLLDESGN